In Thermus antranikianii DSM 12462, the genomic window CGAGGGTGGACCAGTCCCCATAGAGGCGGTCGAAGAGTTCGGGGTGGATGGGGTAGGCCAGCTTCATGCGGCGCTCGTAGTCGGCCTCGGCGGTTTCCGCTGGGAACTCTCCCTTGTGCTCCCGGTAAAGCCGCATGAAAGCCTGTACCACGGCGTCCCGGTCCCGGAAGCCCTCGGCGGAGAGGGGCAGGAAGAGCCTGCGGCGTACGATCTCGTAGGACTCGTCCTGGGTGGCGGGCTGCCAGACGCTCTCCAGGCGGCCAAAGACGTTCTGCAGACGGAGGAGGGCTTCCCGCCCACCCCCGCCCCCCACCTCGGCGTCGGAGGCGGGGAGGGAGGCCACCACCAGGGTCCGCCCGCTCCGCTTGGCGGCCTCGGTGAGGGCTTGGGCGAAGGTGAGGTTCTGGTCGAAGGTACCCGCAGGGAGGTCCTCCTCCCCGTAGAGGTTGCGCAGGTAGGCTACCCACTCGTCGATGAGGACCAGGACGGGGGCAAAGCGGTCAAAAAGCTCCTTGAGGGTGTCGGAGCCTGGGGCCACGCCCCGGAGGTCCCCTTCCTCCACCAGGCGGTAGCCCTCCACCCCGCCGATCTGGTAGGCCATCTCCCCCCAGAGGGTGTGGACCACAACTCCCTCCGTCTTGGGGCGGCGCTTGGCAGGGTCTAAGGCAGTGCCCACCAACACCGCCCGCCTGGCCTTGGGGGCCTGAGTGAGGCCCGCTTCCTTCAACACCTCTTCCAGCCCGGGCACTTCGTGGGGGTCGAGCCCTCCGCCGAAGAGGTGGTAGAGGGCCAGCATGGAGTGGGTCTTGCCGCCACCGAAGGCCGTCTGCAGCTCCACCACCGGGTCGCCTCCTTCTCCCGAAAGGCGCCTGAGGGCGTTCAGCAGGAGGCGCCTGAGCCCCCCCGTGAGGTGGGTGCGGCGGTAGAACTCCAGGGGGTCGCCGTACTCTGGGCTCGCCTCCCCCCGGAGGACCTGGGCCAGGTCGGCAGCAAACTCGGCCTCGCTGAAGCGACCCGAGGCCACGTCAGGGTGGGGAGTGGCCACCTCCCGCCAGGGCTTGAGGCCGGACGGGGTGGGTAGCTGGGGCAGCTTGGCCGCCCGCTCCACCTCCCGCTTGGCCTCCTCCTCGAAGCGGCGGCGCAGAAGCTCCCGGGCTAGGCGCCCGGTCTCCTGGGCTTCCTCTGCGGCCACCATCTCCAGAAGGCGGGTCATGGTGTCCAGGGCCCGGTGGGCGTCCTCCAGGGTGAAGGCGTTCTGGTGGGCGTGGCGGTTGCGCACCTCAATGAGCTCCTTCACCAGGGTGCGCCCCCACTGACCCAGCTTCTCGTCAAAGACCTCGTGCCAGCGGTAATCCATGAGCTTCAGGAGGGCCTGGGCGTCGGGGTCTTGCAGTTTGTCTCGGTCGCCCTTCAGCACCTCGAGGGCCTGCCGGGCCCATTCCTCCCCGTACACCCGGCGGTACTCCCGCTCCACGAAGGGGCCGAGGCCCGCCTTCAGAAGGTCCAGGCCCCGCCCCACGATTTCCCGGTTGCTAAGCGCCATATTCCTAAGAATACGCGGCCAGGCTCCGGAAGCCTGGCCAAATGGGCACGGAGGGCCTAGAGCTTCATGGCGGGCAGCACTAGCCGGGGCAGGCCCATCTGGGCGGTGAGGAAGTCCACGTAGACTCTCAGATAAGGCCAGAGGTTAAGGGGCAGGTTGCGCTCCCGGAAGACCTGGAAGAGGGCTTCGTCGGGGAAAGTGGTGCACCGGTAGCGGGCGGCCACGCGCAGGTGGACGAAGCCGAAGCTCCCCTCGTCGTCCTGGAACTCCAGCCTAAGCTCCAGGCCCGCTTGGAAGCCCTCCTCGGTCTTCGTGGGGCCGAAGGTAGAAAGCCCATCCGGAGGAGGGCCGAAGCGCTTGGAGCCCTGGGGCGACCGTTCCAGCTTGGCGTGGACCTCGAGGAGCTCCACCCCCAGGATCTCCAGGCCGGCGATGAAGTCTGCGTAGGCTTCCGGGGAAGGTTCTCCGCCCTCTTTGGTGGGGAGGAGCTTCGCCCGGCGCAGGGTGTTGTAGACCCGCTGGTAGGTGAGGCCAAGCTCCTTGGCAATGGCAGAAACGCTCTTGCCCTCCTGGTAGAGCCTGCGGATGGTGGCAGACTTACTTTCCATCGGCCTAGGCGATTTCCTCAAACGCCTGCTTCCTCTTCTGGGTCAGGGTGGTCCAGGTTTCCGCCACCGGCTCCCAGCCCTTAGCCGCACCTGCAGCCAAGGGCTCGTCCGCGCCCAGATCAAAGCGGGCCAGGACCTCGCCCTCCTCGTCGGTGAACTCCAGGCGCAGGGAAAGCCCCAGGGCCTGGGCGTAGCGGGCCAGCCCCTCGAGGGTCATGGAAAGCCCGGCGGAGGTTTCCATTTGGCTCACGCGGCTCCGGGAAACCCCCAGGCGCTCGGCCACCTCCTTCTGGGAAAGCCCCTTGAGCTCCCGCAGGTAGCTCAGGAGCCAAGAAAGCTCCTCGTCCAGAACCTCCCGGTAGAGGCGAGCGCTTTCGGGGTCCTTCAGAGACTCCTGGAAGTAATGGCGGAAGTCCATGTGCCGGCCCATAATCAATTCACCTTTCCCTTCTTCATGGCCTTATAGGCTTGGACAGCCAGCTTGAGGAGTTTGGGGTCCGGGCTATCCTGGTCCTTGACCTCCCCCGCTGCCACCACGAAGAGAAGC contains:
- a CDS encoding helix-turn-helix domain-containing protein, coding for MGRHMDFRHYFQESLKDPESARLYREVLDEELSWLLSYLRELKGLSQKEVAERLGVSRSRVSQMETSAGLSMTLEGLARYAQALGLSLRLEFTDEEGEVLARFDLGADEPLAAGAAKGWEPVAETWTTLTQKRKQAFEEIA
- a CDS encoding helix-turn-helix domain-containing protein, whose protein sequence is MESKSATIRRLYQEGKSVSAIAKELGLTYQRVYNTLRRAKLLPTKEGGEPSPEAYADFIAGLEILGVELLEVHAKLERSPQGSKRFGPPPDGLSTFGPTKTEEGFQAGLELRLEFQDDEGSFGFVHLRVAARYRCTTFPDEALFQVFRERNLPLNLWPYLRVYVDFLTAQMGLPRLVLPAMKL